The DNA segment tgtgtgagccagggagtggcCATatcggtgtgtgggccagtgagtggccatagcggtgtgtgggccagggagtggccatagcggtgtgtgagccagggagtggccatagcggtgtgtgagccagggagtggccatagcggtgtgtgggccagtgagtggccatagcggtgtgtgggccagggagtggccatagcggtgtgtgagccagggagtgaccatagcggtgtgtgggccagggagtggccatagcggtgtgtgggccagtgagttgcCATAGCGGTGTGTGGGCCAGTCAGTGGATATagcggtgtgtgggccagtgagtggccatagtagtGTGTGGGCCAGGAGTGACAATAGCGGTTGGTGGGCCATTGAGTGGCTATAGCGGTGTgttggccagtgagtggccatagtggtgtgagggccagtgagtggccatagtggtgtGAGGACCAGTGAGTGGATATAGCGCGGTGAGGGGCCAGTGAGTGGATATAGCGGGGTGAGGGCCAGGGAGTGGCCAAAGATTTGTGTGGGCCAGTGAATGGTCATagcggtgtgtgggccagtgagtggccatagcggTGTGACGGCCAGGGAGTGGCCATAGCGGTGTGTGTGCCAGTGAGGGTTGCCATagcggtgtgtgggccagtgagtggccatagtggtgtgtgggccagagagtggccatagtggtgtgtgggccagtgagtggccatagtggtgtGTTGGCCAGTGAGTGGTTATAGCGATGTGAGGGCCAGTGAGTGGATATAGCGGGGTGAGGGCCAGGGAGTGGCCAAAGCGGTGTGAGAGCCAGGGAGTAGCCATAGCGTTTGTGTGGGCCAGGGAGTGGCCATAGCGGTGTGTGGGCCAGGGAGTGGCCAAAGCATTTGTATTGGCCAGGGAGATGCCATagcggtgtgtgggccagtgagtggccatagtggtgtgtgggccagtgagttgcCATAGCATTTGTATGGGTCAGTGAGTGGCCATTGCGGTGTGAGGGCCAGGGAGTTGTCATAGCGGTGTGTGGGCCAGTTAGTGGCAATtgtggtgtgtgggccagtgagtggccatagcagTGTGTGGGCCAGAGAGTGGCCATAGTATTGTGTGGGAGAGGGAGTGACAATagcggtgtgtgggccagtgagtggccatagctatgtgtgggccagtgagtgggccATAGCGGTGTATGGGCCAGTGAGTGGTCAAAGCAATATGCGGGCCAGGGAGTTGCCATAgctgtgtgtgggccagtgagtggccatagggatgtgagggccagtgagtggccatagcggTGTTTGGTCTAGTGAGTGGACATAGTGGTGTGTGGGCCAGGGAGTGGCCATagcggtgtgtgggccagtgagtgggccATAgctgtgtgtgggccagtgagtgggccATAGCGGTGTGTGGGCCATTGAGTTGCCATagcggtgtgtgggccagtgagtggccatagggatgtgagggccagtgagtggccatagcggTGTTTGGTCTAGTGAGTGGACATAGTGGTGTGTGGGCCAGGGAGTGGCCATAGCGGTGTGTGGGCCAGGGAGTGGCCATAGcggtgtgtgagccagggagtgactatagcggtgtgtgggccagtgagtggccatagcggTGTGTGGGCCAGGGAGTGGCCACAGCATttgtgtgagccagggagtgacCACAGcggtgtgtgagccagggagtggccatagcggtgtgtgggccagggagtggccatagcggtgtgtgagccagggagtggccatagcggtgtgtgagccagggagtggccatagcggtgtgtgggccagtgagtggccatagcggtgtgtgggccagggagtggccatagcggtgtgtgagccagggagtgaccatagcggtgtgtgggccagggagtggccatagcggtgtgtgggccagggagtggccatagcggtgtgtgagccagtgagtggccatagcggTGTGTGGGCCAGGGAGTGGCCATAGCGGTGTGTGGGCCAGGGAGTGGCCATAGCGGTGTGTGGGCCGGGGAGTGGCCATAGCGGTGTGTGGGCCAGGGAGTGGCCATagcggtgtgtgggccagtgagtggccatagcggTGTGTGGGCCAGGGAGTGGCCATAGCGatgtgtgagccagggagtggcCATAGCGGTGTGTGGGCCAGGGAGTGGATATAGCGGTGTGTGGGCCAGGGAGTGGCCATAGcggtgtgtgagccagggagtgacCATAGcggtgtgtgagccagggagtggccatagcggtgtgtgagccagggagtgaccatagcggtgtgtgggccagtgagtggccatagcggtgtgtgggccagggagtggccatagcggtgtgtgagccagggagtgacCATAGcggtgtgtgagccagggagtgacCATAGCGGTGTGTGGGCCAGGGAGTGACCATagcggtgtgtgggccagtgagtggccatagcggtgtgtgggccagggagtggccatagcggtgtgtgagccagggagtgacCATAGcggtgtgtgagccagggagtgacCATAGCGGTGTGTGGGCCAGGGAGTGACCATagcggtgtgtgggccagtgagtggccatagcgatgtgtgggccagggagtggccatagcggtgtgtgagccagggagtgacCATAGcggtgtgtgagccagggagtgaccatagcggtgtgtgggccagtgagtggccatagcggtgtgtgggccagtgagtggccatagcggtgtgtgagccagggagtgacCATAGcggtgtgtgagccagggagtggccatagcggtgtgtgagccagggagtggccatagcggtgtgtgggccagtgagtggccatagcggTGTGTGGGCCAGGGAGTGGCCATAGCGATGTGTGagccagtgagtgaccatagcggtgtgtgggccagggagtggccatagcggtgtgtgagccagggagtgacCATAGCGGTGTGTGGGCCAGGGAGTGACCATAGCGGTGTGTGGGCCAGGGAGTGACCATagcggtgtgtgggccagtgagtggccatagcggtgtgtgggccagggagtggccatagcggtgtgtgagccagggagtgacCATAGcggtgtgtgagccagggagtgacCATAGCGGTGTGTGGGCCAGGGAGTGACCATAGCGGTGTGTGagccagtactcacctaattgtactcacctaattgtgcttgcgggggttgagctttggctctttggtcccgcctctcaaccgtcaatcaactggtgtacagattcctgagcctactgggctctatcatatctacatatgaaaatgtgtatggtgtcagcctccaccacatcacttcctagtgcattccatttattaactgctcttacactgaaaaaatctttctaacgtctctgtggttcatctgggtactaagtttccacctgtgtccccttgttcttgtcggtcccgtgctgaagagtttgtctttgtccaccctgtcaattcccctgagaattttgtaggtggttatcatgtctccccttattcttctgttttccagggatgtgaggttcagctcctttagcctttcctcgtagctcattcgtctcagttctgggacgagcctggtggcataccgctggatcttctctaactttgtcttgtgtttaactaggtatggactccatgctggagttgcatactccaggattggtctgacgtaagtggtatacagggtcctgaacgattccttacacgagTTTCtataggcagttcttatgttggccagtctagcatatgccgctgatgatattcttttgatgtgggcctctggtgacaggttcggtgtgatatcgaccccagatctttctctctatttgactcttgcaggatttcacctcccagatgataccttgtgttcagcctcctgctcccttcgcctaatttcattactttgcactttcctgagttgaactttagcagccattttctagaccattcctccagtttctccaggtcatcctgtagtctctgtctatcttcatccgtcttgattcttctcataatttttgcatcatcagcaaacattgagaggaacgagtctataccctccggaagatcgcttacatatatgagaaacaggatgggtccaattactgagccctgtgggactccgctggtgacatatcgccactctgatgtctccccctcaccgttacttgcTGTTTTCCTGTTGCTTAACCTGCCTGATGCTCCAACTTTTTAAACAGCCTTTTATGTcacaggctttttggcagtccaggaaaatgcagtcggcccacccttctctttcctgcataatttttattgcttggtcatagaattctattaaacctgtgaggcacgatttaccatccctgaacccatgttagtggtgtgttacaaagttatttccctccagatgctctacgaaccttttcctcacgatcttctccatcactttgcatggtatacaagttagggatactggcctgtagttcagagcCTCTTGCCTGTTACCCTACTTGTattttgggactacgttagctgtcttccaactttctggtaagtctcctgtttccagtgacctgttaaataccatagagagtggcacacttagtgcttctgcaccttcctttagtatccatggtgagattctgtcaggcccaacagcctttgtcacatccagctccagcagacaccttttgacctcatcactggtgaggtcaaattcctccaaggttgcttggcttGTCTCCTCTTTTAGTGCAGGTTCCTCccattgctctattgtgaagacctcctggaacccttgttgagtttttcacacacctccttgtcattctctgtgtatttgttctccccttttctcagtttcatcagttgttcctttactgctgttttcctcttgatgtggctgtggagcagtttggtTGGATCTTGGCTttacttgctatgtcattttcaaactgtctctctgcatccctcctcactctgacgtactcatttctggccctctggtatctctccctgctctccggtgttctgttatttctgtagtttctccatgttcttttactcagttgcttcgctaccttgcattcctagttgaaccatgggtttttctgttgtttttcgtttttgtccttttggacggggataaacctgtctgcagcttcctggtacttctgggtgacaaaatccattatatcctgcacattcttgtctctaatttctgtttcccatggtattaccctgaggaagttcctcatctcgtctatttcctcttcggtaatttagtctttttccctccaatcccatccttggataggttatccctacctccaccaaatgAAGgttcagtgagtggccatagcggTGTGTGGGCCAGGGAGTGGCCATAGCAGTGTGTGGGCcactacttacctatttgtgcttgcggggattgagctctggctctttggtcccgcctctcaactgtcaatcaacaggtgtacaggttcctgagcctattgggctctatcaaatctacacttgaaattgtgaatggagtcagcctccaccacatcactgcaatttgtcaaccactctgacactaaaattttattttctaacatctctgcggttcatttgggcacttgttccacctgtgtcccgtagtgagtgtgccccttgtgttaaataacctgtctttaccaaccccctgtcaattcctctgagaatcttgtacatgCATGGTGATCATTtccacctaactcttctgtcttccagcgacgtgaggtttaattcccgtagtctctcctcgtaggtcatacctctcagctcgggtactagtctggtggcaaaccttagaacctttcccagtttagtcTTCAAGTGAGTGGCCATAGCGGCGTGAGGGCCAGTGTGAATGGCCAGCAGCGTGTGGTGAACATAGGTCAGAAAGTGATTGGCTACAGGGCGTAGCCGAAAGGTGGGCCAAGCGGGTCGCGCCACAGGGCATGTATGAAATCATTTAAGTGGTGGTAATCGTGAGAAACCATTGCTAAAGTGAAATCAAGCGTTAACTGTGTATGCCTAGGCATAGCGAGCCGTGAGTATTTTGACGTCTGGTGTTCCCGTGGGACACTGTGGGGGTGTTCCCGTGGGACACTGTGGCGTGTTCCCGTGGGACACTGTGGGCGTGTTCCCGTGGGGCACTGTGGCGTGTTCCCGTGGGACACTGTGGCGTGTTCCCGTGGGACACTGTGGGCGTGTTCCCGTGGGACACTGTGGGCGTGTTCCCGTTGGACACTGTGGGCGTGTTCCCGTGGGACACTGTTGGCGGCGTGTCCCGTGGGACACTGTGGCGTGTTCCCGTGGGACACTTTGGCGTGTTCCCGTGGGACACTGTTGGCGTGTTCCCGTGGGACACTGTGGGCGTGTTCCCGTGGGACACTTTGGCGTGTTCCCGTGGGACACTGTTGGCGTGGGACGCTGTGGGTGTGTCCCCGTGGGCACTGTGGGCGTGTTCCCGTGGGGCACTGTGGGCGTGTTCCCGTGGGCACTGTGGGCGTGTCCCCGTGGGCACTGTGGGCGTGTTCCCGTGGGACACTGTTGGCGTGTTCCCGTGGGACACTGTGGGCGTGTCCTCGTGGGCACTGTGGGCGTGTTCCCGTGGGACACTGTGGGCGTGTTCCCGTGGGACACTGTGGGCGTGTCCCCGTGGGCACTGTGGGCGTGTTCCCGTGGGACACTGTTGGCGTGTTCCCGTGGGACACTGTTGGCGTGTCCCCGTGGGCACTGTGGGCGTGTTCCCGTGGGACACTGTGGGCGTGTTCCCGTGGGACACTGTGGGCGTGTTCCCGTGGGACACTGTGGGCGTGTACCCGTGGGCACTGTGGGCGTGTTCCCGTGGGACACTGTGGGCGTGTTCCCGTGGGACACTGTTGGCGTGTTCCCGTGGGACACTGTTGGCGTGTCCCCGTGGGCACTGTGGGCGTGTTCCCGTGGGACACTGTGGGCGTGTTCCCGTGGGACACTGTGGGCGTGTTCCCGTGGGACACTGTGGGCGTGTCCCCGTGGGCACTGTGGGCGTGTTCCCGTGGGACACTTTGGCGTGTTCCCGTGGGACACTTTGGCGTGTTCCCGTGGGACACTGTGGCGTGTTCCCGTGGGACACTTTGGCGTGTTCCCGTGGGACACTGTTGGCGTGTTCCCGTGGGACACTGTGGGCGTGTTCCCGTGGGACACTGTTGGCGTGTCCCCGTGGGCACTGTGGGCGTCTTCCTGTGGGACACTGTGGGCGTGTTCCCGTGGGACACTGTGGGCGTGTCCCCGTGGGCACTGTGGGCGTGTTCCCGTGGGACACTGTGGGCGTGTTCCCGTGGGACACTGTGGGCGTGTTCCCGTGGGCACTGTGGGCGTGTTCCCGTGGGACACTGTGGGCGTGTTCCCGTGGGACACTGTGGGCGTGAACCCGTGGGCACTGTGGGCGTGTTCCCGTGGGACACTGTGGGCGTGTTCCCGTGGGACACTGTTGGCGTGTTCCCGTGGGACACTGTTGGCGTGTCCCCGTGGGCACTGTGGGCGTGTTCCCGTGGGACACTGTGGGCGTGTTCCCGTGGGACACTGTGGGCGTGTTCCCGTGGGACACTGTGGGCGTGTCCCCGTGGGCACTGTGGGCGTGTTCCCGTGGGACACTTTGGCGTGTTCCCGTGGGACACTTTGGCGTGTTCCCGTGGGACACTGTGGCGTGTTCCCGTGGGACACTTTGGCGTGTTCCCGTGGGACACTGTTGGCGTGTTCCCGTGGGACACTGTGGGCGTGTTCCCGTGGGACACTGTGGGCGTGTCCCCGTGGGCACTGTGGGCGTGTTCCCGTGGGACACTGTGGGCGTGTTCCCGTGGGACACTTTGGCGTGTTCCCGTGGGACACTGTGGCGTGTTCCCGTGGGACACTTTGGCGTGTTCCCGTGGGACACTGTTGGCGTGTTCCCGTGGGACACTGTGGGCGTGTTCCCGTGGGACACTGTGGGCGTGTCCCCGTGGGCACTGTGGGCGTGTTCCCGTGGGACACTGTGGGCGTGTTCCCGTGGGACACTGTGGGCGTGTTCCCGTGGGGCACTGTGGGCGTGTCCCCGTGGGCACTGTTGGGGTGTTCCCGTGGGACACTGTTGGCGTGTTCCCGTGGGACACTGTTGGCGTGTCCCCGTGGGCACTGTGGGCGTGTTCCCGTGGGACACTGTGGGCGTGTTCCCGTGGGACACTGTGGGCGTGTCCCCGTGGGCACTGTGGGCGTGTTCCCGTGGGACACTGTGGGCGTGTTCCCGTGGGACACTGTGGGCGTGTTCCCGTGGGCACTGTGGGCGTGTTCCCGTGGGACACTGTGGGCGTGTTCCCGTGGGACACTGTGGGCGTGTTCCCGTGGGACACTGTGGGCGTGTTCCCGTGGGACACTGTGGGCGTGTTC comes from the Procambarus clarkii isolate CNS0578487 chromosome 25, FALCON_Pclarkii_2.0, whole genome shotgun sequence genome and includes:
- the LOC138368505 gene encoding proteoglycan 4-like — encoded protein: MVITLASNSPLNEHYFAPPPVSKRQFTRVAISRRHTSTNWNTPTVSHGNTPTVPHGNTPTVSHWNTPKCPTGTRPQCPTGTRPQCPTGTRPQCPRGHAHSVPREHAHSVPREHAHSVPREHTHSAHGDTPTVSHGNTPTVSHGNTPTVSHGNTPTVPTGTRPQCPTGTRPLCPTGTRPQCPTGTRPQCPRGHANSVPREHTNSVPREHAHSALGDTPTVSHGNTPTVSHGNTPTVPTRTRPQCPTGTRQQCPTGTRPQCPREHAHSAHGNTPTVPHGNTPTVPTGTHPQRPTGTRQQCPTGTRPQCPTGTRPQCPTGTRPQCPTGTRPQCPTGTRPQCPTGTRPQCPREHAHSVPREHAHSVPREHAHSAHGDTPTVSHGNTPTVSHGNTPTVPTGTRQQCPTGTRQQCPTGTPQQCPRGHAHSAPREHAHSVPREHAHSVPREHAHSAHGDTPTVSHGNTPTVSHGNTPTVSHGNTPKCPTGTRHSVPREHAKVSHGNTPTVSHGNTPTVPTGTRPQCPTGTRPQCPTGTRQQCPTGTRQSVPREHATVSHGNTPKCPTGTRQSVPREHAHSAHGDTPTVSHGNTPTVSHGNTPTVSHGNTPTVPTGTRQQCPTGTRQQCPTGTRPQCPTGTRPQCPRVHAHSVPREHAHSVPREHAHSAHGNTPTVSHGNTPTVSHGNTPTVPTGTRPQCPTGTRPQCPTGRRPQCPRGHANSVPREHAHSVPREHANSVPREHAKVSHGNTPQCPTGTRQSVPREHAKVSHGNTPTVPTGTRPQCPTGTRPQCPTGTRPQCPTGTRPQCPRGHANSVPREHANSVPREHAHSVPREHAHSAHGYTPTVSHGNTPTVSHGNTPTVSHGNTPTVPTGTRQQCPTGTRQQCPTGTRPQCPRGHAHSVPREHAHSVPREHAHSAHEDTPTVSHGNTPTVSHGNTPTVPTGTRPQCPREHAHSAPREHAHSAHGDTPTASHANSVPREHAKVSHGNTPTVSHGNTPTVSHGNTPKCPTGTRHSVPRDTPPTVSHGNTPTVSNGNTPTVSHGNTPTVSHGNTPQCPTGTRHSAPREHAHSVPREHATVSHGNTPTVSHGNTRRQNTHGSLCLGIHS